A DNA window from Lagenorhynchus albirostris chromosome 5, mLagAlb1.1, whole genome shotgun sequence contains the following coding sequences:
- the A4GNT gene encoding alpha-1,4-N-acetylglucosaminyltransferase yields MLMKLQLSLSVILLLACGFLYQFTQKSSCLFPHLPPYKSQQGLEALLGHGRSIVFLETSERTELSPLVSCAVESAAKVYAEQPVLLLMKGLNNSMQLPPNSTSPALSLLSAIDNVFLFPLDMKSLFEDTPLFSWYTQINSSAERYWLHVSSDASRLAFIWKYGGVYMDTDVISIRPIPEDNFLAAQTSQFSSNGVFGFLPHHPFLWQCMENFVENYNSDIWGHQGPELMTRILRVWCKLRDFQEVSDLKCLNFSFLHPQRFYPISYAAWRRYYEVWDAEPSFNDSYALHLWNYMNQEGRAVVRGSNTLVENLYRKHCPKSYRDLLQGPESSVTGERGPGNK; encoded by the exons ATGCTGATGAAGCTTCAGCTCTCCCTGTCGGTCATCCTGCTGCTTGCCTGTGGCTTCCTCTACCAGTTCACCCAGAAGTCCAGCTGCCTCTTCCCCCACCTGCCTCCCTACAAGTCCCAGCAGGGGCTGGAAGCCCTCCTGGGCCATGGGCGCAGCATCGTGTTCCTAGAGACCTCAGAGAGAACGGAGCTATCCCCGCTGGTCTCCTGTGCTGTGGAGTCTGCGGCCAAGGTCTACGCTGAGCAGCCTGTGCTGTTACTTATGAAAGGGCTCAACAATTCCATGCAGCTGCCCCCAAACTCCACTTCCCCAGCCCTTTCCCTCCTCTCGGCAATAGACAatgttttcctcttccctttggaTATGAAAAGCCTGTTTGAAGACACACCGCTGTTTTCGTGGTACACTCAG ATCAACAGCAGCGCAGAGAGATACTGGCTCCACGTCAGTTCAGATGCATCCCGCCTGGCCTTCATCTGGAAGTACGGCGGTGTCTACATGGATACTGATGTCATCTCCATCAGACCCATCCCCGAGGACAACTTTCTGGCTGCGCAGACATCTCAGTTCTCCAGTAATGGGGTGTTTGGATTCCTCCCCCACCACCCTTTCCTGTGGCAGTGCATGGAAAACTTTGTGGAAAATTACAATTCAGATATTTGGGGCCACCAGGGTCCCGAATTGATGACAAGGATTTTGAGAGTATGGTGCAAACTCAGAGACTTCCAGGAGGTGAGCGACCTCAAGTGTTTAAACTTCTCCTTCTTACACCCCCAAAGATTTTATCCCATCTCCTATGCAGCGTGGAGGCGCTACTATGAAGTCTGGGACGCAGAGCCGAGCTTCAACGACTCCTAcgcactgcatctgtggaactaCATGAACCAGGAAGGGAGGGCTGTGGTCAGAGGAAGCAACACACTGGTGGAAAATCTCTACCGTAAGCACTGTCCCAAGTCTTATAGGGACCTGCTTCAAGGTCCAGAGAGCTCGGTGACTGGGGAGCGGGGCCCAGGTAACAAATAG